The sequence below is a genomic window from Deltaproteobacteria bacterium.
TTATGGGCACCCTTGTATACACGTCGTTCCATCAAGGTAGCGGAAAGCAGAGGCTACGGATGTTCTCTTCGCTCCCGTCCTCAAGCCGGAAGTCCCAACCCGTCGATGAACCCGGCCATTGCCGAATTGAATGCATCCGCCTGTTCCATCATCACCTGGTGCCCGGCCTCCGGTATGATCTCGAGCCGTGAGGAAGGGATGGAATCCTTCAAGTACATGGAATATTTCACCGGCGTCAGCTTGTCCCGATCCCCGCAAATAATCAGTGCAGGAGAACTGATCTTGTCCATCAGGGTACGGATGTCGAACCGGTCGCAGGCCGTGAAGTCCCCGTGAATGACCGGGGGAGGACAACGGCGGATGCCCTGGATGACGGAGTCCCGGATCTCGCGGGGGGTTTTGGGATGAAAAGCTGCAACATCGATGGAGCAGAAAAAGGATTCGGGATCCTTTTCGAGCATCCGAAAGATCTCGGGCAGGACCCCGAGCTTGGCCCCTGTTCCCACCAGCACGATCCCCGCAAGGCCCTGCCAGGGATCCAGTGCCAGGGTCTGGACCACGGCGCCGCCCATGGAATGTCCGACAAGCAGGATGGGTGAGTCCGGCGATATCCTCTGAATGACCTTTCTGACCCATTCGGCGTAGGCCCCGATCTCCTTCTCGCCCCCTCCGCCGGATTTGCCGTGTCCGGGGAGATCCAGGAGATAGACCGGGTGGGTTTGCCGGAAATAGGCGGCCTGTCGGTTCCACTGGGAGCAGTCCCCCCCGGCGCCGTGGATAAAGAAAAGGGCAGGCGGTTTCACTTCCTCCGCGGTCTTTTCCTCTTGGAGATGTATGGGGATTCCGTCGATCTCGATAATCATGGCAAGCCCCCCGGGGTTTCGTTCGGCAGGCCTTTCGGGGCCGGGGTCCTATGGCTCGAGAATTTGATCCACCATCCGGGAGACGTCCCTTTTCTCGGCCATCATCCTGGTCACCCGGTGAAAGCCCGTGGTGTTCCCCAGCATGATACAGCCGATGATTCGACCCTTGTCAAGGACGATTTTCCTGTAGATGCGGTCATCTTGAACAATCCTGGATTCCCGCTTGTCTTCCGCATCGATGTCCCCTGCTGAAGCGAGGTCGATACCCACCACCTTGAGGGTGTTGGCCATGGTGGTTCCCTCATAGCGGGCCTCCCCGCCCGCCATGTTGATGCCGGCGATTTTTCCCTGTTCCAGGGCCGCGGGCCAGATCCCGTAAGGAATTCCTTTGAATTCGGCCACATCTCCTGCCGCGAAGACCCCCGGAACGTTGGTCTGGAGCCGCTCGTCCACCTTGACACCCTTGTCCGTCATGAGTCCCAAGGGGGCGGCAAGATCGAGGTTCGGGCGCACCCCCGCCGAAATGATGACCATTTCGGCCGAAAGGGTCTCCCCTCCTTCCAATCGGACACCGTTGACCCGGGTCTCTCCCGTGATCTCCTCGGTCCTGGCCCCGAGGCGGAAGGAAAAGCCCATCTCCTCCATGATGCCCTGGAGCCGCTTGGCCCCGTTCTCATCCAGTTGCCTGGGCAGGAGTCTCGGAAAGAATTCCACAACAGTGACCTTTTTCCCCAGTTTCCTGAGGGCCTTCCCGGTCTCCAGTCCGAGGAGCCCCCCGCCGATCAGGACGGCTTCTTCCCGGGCCTCCGCCCAACCCAGAATCTCACGGGCGTCCCGGATGGATCGAAGGGCGAAGACACCCTGTTTGTCCGAGCCCTTGATGGGCGGCACGAAGGAGTGGCTTCCGGTGGCGAGAAGAAGCACATCATATGAAAACTCGTTGTCGTCCCCGGTGAGGACCCGCCTCCTGCCGGCGTCCGCGCCGGTCACCCGGGTATTCAACCGAAGGTCCACGGCGTTCTCCTCATACCAGCTTTCCTTTTTCGCGATCAAGGCCGCCTCGTCGGTCTCTCCCGAGATGAAATCGTTCAACTTGGTCCGCCAGTAAAACGGAAGGGGTTCATCGGTGAGGATGGTGATGGCCCCGTCCCGGTCCAGCTTACGGATGTTCTCGGCCGCGGTGGTCCCCGCCACTCCGTTTCCGATGATCAGGTATTGTTTCATGCTGTCCCTCCATGTCCTGATGAGACCTTTGAAAAACGCCCCCTTTTGCTCAATTTCTGCGTCAGACTCAAACCGGGGACCCGCCCGAAGGGTGGGGAGTCCAAGCGTAGCGCGGACAAATTTTAATCCTCGAAATACTCAATGTATTCCTGTGGTTAAAATTTTCGTCTTCCTTGATCTTGAACAAAATTGAACGTTTTTCAAAGGTCTCCTGATGAAAGGGTTCTTTGGGTTACAGCCTCCCTCAAAGGGGAGCCGGCCTGCGGGGAGAGATGCCAAGGAGACACCCCGCGAGAATCAACTGATTGACCAAGGTGGTCCTCAAAATCCCCGGCCCGGGCCCCAGCGGCCTTCCGGAGGTCACCGCTTCGGCCCCTGGCGTCGAAGGTATTGAAGAACGCCCCCTCATCCGGTCTTCCCTGCTAAAGGACCGGAGAGGCATTGAAAGGCGTAATGGGCGGCCCCCAGAAGGGCCGCCCTCTGGTTCAGGATGACCCGTACCGGGATACGTTCCATGAGGTTTGCGAATCGACCTTTGCGGGTGAAGGCAGCCATGAAGGGACCGTTTTTCAAACGCTCCAGGATCTTGGGTGGGATGCCGCCGCCCAGGTAGACGCCCCCCAGGGCAAGGCTCTTAAGGGCAAGGTTTCCTGCCTCGGCCCCCAGGATCGACACGAAGTGCTCCAGGGCCTTGCTGCAAAGGGGGTCCCGCCCCATGAGGCCCTCCTCGGAGATGACCCGCGGGGGATCTTCCTCTGCGATGCGCTTTGCCACGCGGGCGGATTCCTCGAAGCGGCCCGAATCCCTGAGCCATGAGTAGAGGTTCAGGAGGCCGGGTCCGGACAGGATCCGCTCCATGCTCACGTGACCATACCGCTCGTGGAGGTATTCCCACAGGCCGATTTCATCCCGGCTACCGGGGGAAAAGTCCGCATGCCCGCCCTCGGAAGAAACGGGCAGGTATCCCTTGCCGTCCCAGACCACGAGGGCCTCCCCGAGGCCCGTTCCCGGGGCCACCAGTGCCAGGTTGCCGCCCTTCCTTCCCCTGGCTCGATTTATGGGCGTTTGCTCCCTGCTCCGGAGCAAGGGCAGTGCCCATGCCGTTGCGGCCAGGTCGTTCAGGAGCCGAACACAGGCCAGGTTGAAACGGCCCTCCAAACGGGATTCGGAGACCACCCAGGGCAGGTTGGTCGTGCGGCTCCTTCCCCGGGAAACAGGGCCCGCGATTCCGAAACAGGCGACCCTGACCCCTGAAGGATATTCAGCCATGAAGCGGGCGACCAGATCCTCCAGGCCCGCCGCCTTCCTGCTCTCGTATGTGGCCAGCACCCGCAGGCGCGGCCGCCCTTTCCCCCGGGAGAATAGTCCCATGTGGGTCTTGGTCCCCCCGATATCCCCCGCCAGGACCAGATCCGGGTCTTGACCGGTGTGCTCCATTCGGCTTTGTTTCCTCTTTCCCGTTTATCCAGGTTCGCGGTTTACCGGAAACCGTCCGGGCCCCAGAAAATACTGGAAGCTGAAATCTATCGGCCAGGGTTTCCCAGTCCCTCCACAAGCCCCTTCAGCCCCGAGGGAACGTCCCCTTCGAGGTGAAACCGGATGATCCTTCGCCCGGCATCAAGGAGGGCCTGCCGGTCTCCCAGGGCCTGGGCGGATATTAGAGTGCCGAATGAAAGGGCTGAGGCGTCCTGTAAGGGCCCGTCGGGTATGGGTGCGTCCCCGGGCGCATCGGCCGTGAACTGGATGAAAAGACCCCTGCCGGCGTCTCCCTTGTGGAGCTGGCCGGTGGAGTGCAAAAAGCGCGGACCATATCCCAGGGTTGTGGCCAGCCGGTAGGTCTTCTGGATTCTTTCTCGAAGTTCTTGAAGGATGCGGGTGGTCCCGGCATCGGGCTTCAGAAAGGCCTGTATCGACACGTAACTCCTCCCGGCCGGGGGATCTCCCTCCCCGGGATCGGCCCGCTCCAGGAACTCCCGCAGGGCGGCTACCGGATCCCCGGCCCCGGTATCGCCGTAGACCCGGATGCCGGAGGAGACGAGGGCGGGAGCCGGCTCCGGGAGATAGCCTTTCTCCCGGTAATCAGCCACCATTTTTCGGGCCAGGACCTTGGCCGATTCCACGTTGGGTTGATCAAAGGGGTTGATTCCCAGAAAATGCCCGGCCACGGCCGTGGCCATCTCCCAGCGGAAGAATTCACCCCCCAGGTCATAGAGATCCCGGAGGAGGATCCGGATCACCGGATGACCGGACCGCTCCAGGGCCCGAAGGGGGGAATCAAAGGTCTCATCCCCTTCCAGCACCATGGAGACGAAGAGGCGGTCGGCGGAATAGTCCCCCGGATCAAGGAGGGGTTCGCCCGTGACAGGCAATATGCCCTTCCCCTCCTTGCCGGTGCTCTCGGCGATGAGCTGTTCCACCCATGGGCCAAAAGGTTCGAGTGAAGGAGAGGTAATCAGGGTCAGCTTGTCCCGTCCCCTGGGGGCAAGGATCCCCATTGCGGCCCCCAGCCGCGCCCCGGTGTTGTCTCCGCCGAGGGGACAGTTGCATCCCTCACAGTTGCGGGCCACGAGGGCCGCTCGTTCCAGGATTTCGGCCACATCCACGCCCACGAGGGCCGCAGGGACCAAGCCGAAAAAAGATAGGGCGGAATACCTCCCGCCGATACGAGGATCGTTCAAGAAGACTTTTCTGAAACCGAGTTTCCGGGCCCTCTCCTCCAGGGAACTGCCCGGGTCGGTAATGGCCGCGAAGTGGGCGGCCGCTTCTTTGGGTCCCAAGGCGGCCGCGGCCCGGTTGAAGAAGTAGTTCATGAAGGAAAGGGTCTCCACGGTGCCGCCTGACTTGGTGGAAACGAGGTAGAGGGTCTTTTTCGGATCATGCTCACGCTCGCAGGCAAGGACGGCCCCGGGGTCGGTACTGTCGAGAACGGTGAGATCCAGGAAGCCTTTCCCGGCTCCAAACACCTTTCGAAAGGTCTCGGGGGCAAGGCTGGAACCTCCCATTCCCAGGAGCAGGACTGAGGTCAGTCCCTCTTCCCGGACTCCCTCCACGAATTCGGTGATCTCCCCCAGGCGCTCCGGCATGATATCCGGGCTGTAAAGCCAGCCCAACCGGTTGGTGATCTCTGAGGGGTCTTCCTTCCAGACCCTGTAATCATGGACCCAGATCCGGTCCATGACCTTTTCATCCCGGAGGTGTTTGAGCCCCTCCTTCACCCTCTCCCCATCGTTGCCCAGGTGGGCCGAATAAACCTTTTTTCCGGAAAAGAGGCGGTCCAGTTTTTCGGAAATGCCCTTTAACATGGACTGAAAGGACTGAACAAAGGTCTCCAGCCCTTCCTCCAACAGACCACGGTTGATCCGGTTCAGGTCGATGCCTAAGTCTGCTAGTTTACGAAGGGATTCGGTCACCTCCTCGATCCCCCGGGTTAAGGTCTCGGAAACCGTTCCGTGATCCAGGAAGGCCCGTAGAGTGGCGGGGGTAAGGGTGGTCACCGTGTCGGGACCGATGAGCTGATCCACGTAAAGGGTGTCGGGGTAAAGGGGATTCTTGGTGGCCGTGCCGGCCCAGAGCAGCCTCTGGACGCGGGCGCCCCGGGCGGAAAGCCTGTCCCAGGCCCTCCCGCTGAAGAGGTCCTGGAACTCCAGGTGGGCGAGCTTGGCGTTGGCGATGCCGATCTTGCCCTGGATCTCCCTGTTCCCCGCGGTCTCCAGGGCCCGGTCCACGGCCGTGTCCACCCGGCTCAGGAAAAAGGAGGCCACCGAGGAGACGGCGTCTACGGGCAATCCGCCCCGAACGGTCGGGCCCTCTTGGGCCAGGGTTTCGAGACCCCTGATATAGGCATCGGCGACAGAGCGGTAGACCTCGATGCTGAAAAGCAGGGTGACGTTGACATTGACCCCGGAGGCAATCAACTCGAAGACGGCGGGAATGCCTGCCGGGGTGGCCGGGACCTTGATCATAACGTTGGGGCGGCCCAGGGCCTCGAACAACCTCTTGGCCTCCGAGACCGTCCCTTCAGTATCGTTCGAAAGCCCTGGATCCACTTCCAGGCTCACGAAGCCGTCTCTCCCCTTCGTGGACTCGTATACCGGAAGAAACAAGTCCGCCGCCGTTGCGATGTCTTTGAGGAGCAGCATTTCATATAGCTCCCGGGGAGACTTCTCCTTCCCGAACTTCTTCAGGTCATCGTCATAGTCAGAGCTGCCGGCGACGGCCTTCCAAAAAACGGCGGGATTGGAGGTGAGGCCCCTAAGTCCCTGGCTGATCAGGGACTTCAATTCCCCCGAAAGAAGGAAGTTCCTGCGGATGTAATCATACCAGATGGATTGCCCGGTTCGGGCCAGATCGTGCATTTTGCTCATACCCGCCCCTCCTGCCTGGTTGGTTTTCGGTTCAAGGCGGACCGCCCTCAGGAGTGTGTTGTTTTGATTTCCTGGGGATAGCCGGCATGAAGATCCTGCGCGGCCCGGGGGCCCCAGGTCCCGGCATCATAAGGCAGGAGCATGTCGGCCCGCTCCTCGCACGTCTCGCATTGCTCTATGATGGGAGTCAGGAAGGACCAGCAAAGCTCTACGCCGTCCTCTCTCCAAAAAAGCATGTGGTCTCCGAGCATCACGTCCAGGAGCACTTTCTCGTAGGCATCCAGCATGGGGCCTGAATAGTTCTGGTGGTAATGGAAGTCCATCGTGACGGACCTCAGGCACACCTTTGCTCCCGGGTTCTTTGTCTGGAAGGTCAGGGTGATCTTCTCTTCCGGGTAGACCCCAAGGATTAGACGGTTCGAGGCGATGTCCTCCCCGAGGACCTGTCTGAACAGGGAGTGGGGGACCCCCTTGAACTGGATGGAAATCTGGGTGACCTTTGCGGCGAGGCGTTTCCCGGAGGTCATGTGGAAGGGCACACCCTGCCATCGCCAGTTGTCCAGGTAGACCTTCATCATGGCGAAGGTCGGGGTCAGGGACCGGACGTCGACCCCGGGTTCGTCCCGGTAGGCCGGCACCCGCTCTCCGCCGATACTGCCGGCACCATACTGGCCCAGGACCAGAAACTCCTTGAGGTTCCCGACGGGAAAGGGTCTGAGAGAGCGGTATACCTTGGATTTTTCGTCAAGCACGCAATCGGCGTCGAAGTGGGACGGGGGCTCCATGGCGGTAAGGGCAAGGAGTTGCATCATGTGATTCTGGAACATGTCCCGGAGTATGCCGGCCTGGTCATAGTATCCCGCCCGGTGTTCCACCCCCAGGGTCTCGGCCGCTGTGATACTCACGTGATCCACATAGCGCCGGTTCCAGATGGGTTCAAAGATGGCATTCGCGAACCGAAACATGAGGAGGTTCTGGACGGTCTCCTTGGCCAGGTAATGGTCGATCCGGAAGATTTGGTGCTCGCTGAAGTATTCGTGGAGAGTCCGGTCAAGTTCCATGGCGCTCTCGAGATCCCGGCCGAAGGGCTTTTCCACTACTATACGCGACCAGCCTTTTCCCTCACGGCTTCCCGCGGCAAGACCCGCGCGGCCCAACATGGTGGCGATGGACGGGTAGAGATTCGGGGGCACGGCGAAGTAAAAGATACGGTTTCCCCCGGTTCCATGGGCCTTGTCCAGGGTCTCCAGGTATTCCGACAGTTCCCGGAAATCGGACAAGTTTTCGTAATCGAGAGTCCGGTAGTGAAGCTGCCCTGAAAAGTCATCCCACTTTCCCTCGTCCCATCCGCCGGAGGCCGCAAGGGCCTCCTTCATCCTGTCCCTGAAGGTCTCGTCGTTGAGTTGGGTCCTGGCACACCCTACGACCCGGCAGGGCCGGGGGAGACCACCGTTTCGGTGAAGGCTGAAAAGGGCGGGGATTACTTTCCTGGCGGTGAGATCGCCCGAGGCCCCAAGGATCACAAGGGTGCAGGGATCGGGGCTCTTCTCCAGGATGCAGGAAGCCCGGGGAACATGGAGATCGGGTGCCGTTGCCGCTGCCTCGATTTCCTTTCCGTTCTGAGTCTCAAAATCGACTCTTTCCATGTTTTCTCCGGAAATGACCATCAGTTACCATGCTTCCCGGATCGAACCGCCGTAAGCAGACTTCCCTATCTAGTGTCCATCCATAAAATGGCCAATTTCCGCAATCTCTGCGTCAGGCTCAAACCGGGGACCCGCCCGAAGGGTGGGGAGTCCAAGCGCAGCGCGGACAAATTTTAATCCTCGAAATACTTCAATGTATTCAAAATTTTCGCCTTCCTTGACCTTGCACAAATTTTCTCATTTATGGATAGACACTATCTAGTCATCTCCTTCCCGGGGGCGAACGGCGTGCCCGCCGAACTCCCGCCGAAGGGCGGCGATGACTCTGTCGGCGAAACGGTCTTCATTCCTGGACCTGAATCTTTCCATCAGGGAGAGGGTGATCACCGGGGCGGGAACCCCCAGCTCAATGGCCTGTCGGACCGTCCATCGCCCCTCGCCGGAATCCTCCACGTAGCCCCGTATTCTTTCGAGCTTTCCGTCCCTGGCAAAGAAGGACTCGGCCAGCTCCAGGAGCCAGGAGCGAATAACGCTTCCCCGGTTCCAAAGGCGGGCCAGCCTGGAATAGTCCAGGGTTTTCCCATAAGGCGATTCCTCGAGGATGTGGAACCCCTCACCATAGGCCTCCATCATGCCGTACTCGATGCCGTTATGGACCATCTTGACGAAGTGTCCGGCGCCGATCGGCCCGCAATAGAGATAACCCTCAGGGGGAGCCAGCGTCTCAAGGAGGGGTTCTATAGTCCGGAAGGCCGTCTCATCGCCGCCTATCATCAGGCAGAACCCCTTTTCAAGACCCCAAACGCCCCCGCTCACCCCCACGTCCAGAAAGTGAACGCCCTTCTTCTTAAGGGCTTCGGCCCGCCGAAGATCATCCTTGTAGTCCGTATTGCCCCCATCGACGACAATGTCTCCAGGGGATAGGAGATCCCGGAGCCGTAAAACTTGCTCTTCCACGGCCGATCCGGCGGGGAGCATGATCCAGGCGATTCTGGGAACAGGCAGCTTTTGGACGACTTCCCGGAGGGAATAGGCCCCGACCGCCCCTTCCGCGACCAGGCGGTCGGTCTTCTCCGGCGAGCGGTTGTAGGCCACCACCCGATGGCCTCCCCGCATGAGGCGTCTAGCCATGTTCATACCCATCCGGCCCAGGCCGATCATGGCGATATCCATGGGGGTTCCTCCCTTTTTTGGGAATTGCCGCCCTTACGGGAAACAGAGGTATAGTCCGGGCACTTTCCCGGGGGATGCAGCCCCTCCAGGGGGCTATCGAGGCAGCTCCCGCGCGATCCTTGATGCGAGTTCACGGCAGGCCTCAAGACCCTTGGCGTCCGGCACATACTGAATTCGGAGGCCCGGTTCCACGATCTTGAATTTCATCTTTTCAAATTCTTTGGATATCAGGCTCACGGCCTCTCCGCTCCACCCGTAGGAACCGAAGGCCGCACCGATCTTGTTCTGGGGTTTGAGCCCCTTCATGTAGGTGAGAAAGTCGCTTACCGATGGAAAAAGTCCGTTATTGAGGGTAGGGGAACCCACGATGACCGCCCCGGCATCCAGCACCTCCGTCATCACATCGCTCCGGTGGCAGGACCTCAAATGAAAAGGCTTTGCATATACTCCCTCTTCGGAAAGGGCATGGGCCAGGGCTTCGGCCATCCTTTCCGTGCTGTGCCACATGGTGTCATAGACGATGACGGCCTTTCGCTGCGGCTCCTGCCGGGACCATTCCACATAAGCATTCACTACCTTCATGGGGTCTTTCCTCCACATCACGCCGTGGTCAGGCAGGACCATGTCGAGGGCGATCCCCATCTCTTGCACCTTTTCCACGAGTTTGAGGACCAGGGGAGCATAAAGGAGAAGGATGTTCGCGAAGTACTTTTTGGCATGGGGCATGATCGCTTCTCCGATCTCATCGTCGAACCGTTCCGGGCCTGCATAGTGTTGGCCGAAGGCGTCGCTTGAGAAGAGGATCCTGTCCTCAGGGCTGTATGTAAACATGCTGTCGGGCCAGTGCAACATACGGGTCTCCAGGAAGGTCAGGGTCCTCTTCCCGATATTCAGGGTGCCCCCGTTTTCAACGGGGTGGTAGTTCCACTGCTGGGAGAAATGGCGGGAGAGATTCTTGAAACCCATCTGGGAGCAAAAGAGGGGCTTGTCCTCTCCTACCCTGTGCATGACCCTGGGCAGCCCCCCGCTATGATCCATCTCAGTATGGTTGCTGATCACGTAATCGATTTTCCTTGGATCGATCAATTGTCCGATGTTGTCGAACAACTGCTCTTCGAATCCCTTTTTCACCGTATCAATAAGTGTGATCTTTTCATCCAGGATGAGGTACGCGTTGTAAGTGCTTCCGTTTTCCGTGGAATAGCCGTGAAAGTCTCTGATATTCCAGTCAACAGCACCGACCCAGTAAATATCTTTAACGATCTCTATCGGCTTCATTGCAAATTCCTCCTGCTTGTTGCGTAGTGGAAGGTGTTTTCTCTTGTCCATTGGGGGCCGGGAACTCAAGGGATTATGGAATCGTTCTTCCCCTGTTGAAGAGGCATGGTGATGGTGAATGACGTCCCTTTCCCCGGTTCGCTTTTCAGGGAAAAAGTGCTTCCCTCATGCTCTTCCACGATTCTCTTGGAAATGCTGAGCCCCAGCCCGCTCCCCTCCCGCTTGGTGGTGAAAAAAGGGGAGAAGATCTTCTCCATGTCTTCAGGGGGAATGCCGCACCCGTTGTCGCTCACGGTTACCTCGGCCCGGTCCCCTTTGGCGCGGGAACGGATGATCAGTTCGCCCTCTTCTTCCATGGATTCTATGGAATTCCTGGCCAGGTTGAGAAAGACCTGCTCCAATTTACCCCGGTCTCCGTTTACGATCAGGGAGGCGGGAACTGTATCCAGTTTCACCCGGATTTTTCTCTCCCTGCAATCGCCCTTAACGAGCATGTAGACATGACGGAGCAGGGCATTGAGATCCATCGGTTCAGGCGAGAGGGGTTTGGGGTTGTAAAATTCGCCCAGTTCTCTGAGGAGGTTTTCCAAACGCTCTACTTCCTCTGCAATGACCTCCAGTTTCTTGAGGGACTTCTCGTTGGATGGATCCCGGATCAACTGCCGGGCAAACCCCCCGATGAGCATGAGCGAATTCTTGATCTCGTGGGTGATTTCAGCAACGAAGCGGCCCAGGGCGGAGAGACGCTCGGACCGGGCCATTCGTTCTTCGAGGGCCTTGGTTTCCGTGAGATCCTTGACGATCGCGGTGAAATAGGGTCGACCCTGCACGTGGGACACGGAAAATGAGATGTGGGCCGGAAAGGTCTCCCCGCTCTTGCGGGTGGCCGTGAGTTCCGACCCGTGTCCGATTTTTCCGGGAACGCCTGTGCGAATGTAGCGCTCCACGGCCTCCCTGTGTCCGTTGCTGCAGCGGGGGGACATTATGATGTCCAGGTCGCGGCCAAGCACCTCTTCCCGGCTGTAACCGAACATCGCCTCCGCCGCCCTGTTGAAGAATACGACCCTGTGGGCGCCGTCTATCGTGACAAAGGCCTCGTTGGTATTCTCGACCGCACTCCTGAGAACCACCAGTTCTTTGTCCTGATCGTGAGGATCGGCCCTCATGCTCCCATCTTAATCTTCCTTTTCAAACTGGTCCTTGGTGGCCCCGCATACAGGGCAGGTCCAGTCGTCCGGAAGGTCCTCGAAAGAGGTTCCTGGATCAACCCCGTTGTCGGGATCGCCGTTGGCGGGATCATAAACATAACCGCATACCGTGCAAACGTACTTCTCCATCCTCATTACCTCCCTGATCAGTTTGAAATGGTCTTACTACTGCCTAAATTGAGGATTTCCGAGTTTTCTGGAGACCTGCCCGAGGCAGGCAAGTGCAAGGCGCTTGAAGTACTAAAAGTACGTCTTCGCACCTTACGCCTTGCATCTTCGGCAAACTCGGCAATTGCATAATCCGGATTAAATATCTAGACTATCCTACTCCCAGGGCCAAATCAAGGATAAGCTTTTCAATGGCACTACGGGCAGCAAGGTGTCTTCAGGCGGAATTTCGACGGAGTTCACCCCGCCGTTCCTCCCTGCAGCCAGGCTGCAGGGTATCCCGACGAAGGCGAATGAAATCTCAGGCGGCCTCCATGGCCCGGCGGTCGGCCATGTCCATGAGGACCCTTTCCCTGGCCCTATCGATCCCCAAGGCCTTCCGCTTTTCGTCTATGTGGGCGATCATCATCCCGGCCATTTCGAAAGGATCGCTCGTGAAGCCCCATTTACCGAATCCCTGCTTCTCCAGACCCTCGAAGAGGAGCCGGTGGAACCTGGTCTCTTCGATGATAGGAAAGGTGACGCCGAAAACCGTGAACACCCCAGAAGCCACAAAGTAGTGCCCGATGGAAATGGCCTTTTCGCTCATCCACTCGGGTGCCGCACCTACGACCGGCAGATCCGCGATGCTATCCCCCAGACCTCCCACCCGAACCATTTCGGAGCAGGCGGTCAGAATCCTGCTGTTGTCCACACAAGATCCCAGGCCCAGCACCGGCGGCATGCCCACGGCCTCGCATACCTCCCTAAGCCCTGCCCCCGCGAAATGGGCAGCCTCCGGGGTGTAAAGCCCGGCCTTGGCCAGGGCAATCTGGGAGCACCCCGTCTGCACAACCAGCACGTCGTTCTTGATAAGCTCCTTGACCAATTCCACGTGGACCCAGTCCTGCTTCACCCTTGGATTGGTGCACCCGACCACGCCGGCCACCCCTCGGATTCTGCCGTTGATTATGTTGTCGTTGAGGGGAGTGTAGGAAGCCCTGAAGGTCCCGCCCAGCATATAATTGATGTACTCGTGACTGAACCCGTGAATTCCCATATTCTTGATCTTTGGGATTTCAACGGGTTTGTTCCTGTTTTTGAACCTTACTATGGCCATCTCAACTATGGCGTCGGTGCATTTTCTGGGTTCATGCTCTTCGAACTGGATATGCTCCACGCCCTCGATGCGGCACCTTGGGTTGGTGGTGAAAAGTTTCGTCCCATAGCAATCCGCCACCTTGGCCAGCCCCTGCTTGATGCACTGTACATCCACCCCCATGGCGTCAACAGCGCCTGTCACCATGACGGCCTCGGTGGACATGAAGTTGCCGGCATGAGGAATCCCGTGCCGGGACAGCATCTCGGCTCCGGAGCAGCACATCCCCACTAGATTGATCCCCTTGGCTCCGGCATCCTTGGCCGCCTGGATCAAGGTGGTATCGTTTACCGAGTCCAGTATGGATTCAAAGAGGTTGGGTTCGTGACCGTGTATGATGATATTCACTTCATCTTCCTTGAGGCATCCCATGTTTACCTCGGCACGAACCGGGGTGGGGGTTCCGAAAAGGATATCGGAAATCTCCGTGGCCACCATTGATCCACCCCATCCGTCTGCCAGTGCCGTGCGGCTGCACTGCCTGGTGATGTTTTCATAGTCCTGATCAACACCCATGTGGGTGCGGTGGAGCAACTCCATGATTTCACGCATGGCTCCCCGGGGGACGACACCGTGCTTCCGCCAGGTCTCCAGGGTCTTTTCCGGCACCCGCTTGACAAAAGGGATTTCCCCCTCCACCTGGGTATAGGTGCGTTCCAGT
It includes:
- the cooS gene encoding anaerobic carbon-monoxide dehydrogenase catalytic subunit; amino-acid sequence: MDNDKKPKEKKALNIKDAILCDATARMLAKAERDGVETAFHRAAGMKACPIGKDSACCKHCSMGPCRLNAGDPYKKVGVCGATIDTIMARNFARMVASGAAAHTDHGMSMLDVFREVVKGNIKDYHIKDPIKLHDVAREIGIEVGGRTNEEIAMDLYDELERTYTQVEGEIPFVKRVPEKTLETWRKHGVVPRGAMREIMELLHRTHMGVDQDYENITRQCSRTALADGWGGSMVATEISDILFGTPTPVRAEVNMGCLKEDEVNIIIHGHEPNLFESILDSVNDTTLIQAAKDAGAKGINLVGMCCSGAEMLSRHGIPHAGNFMSTEAVMVTGAVDAMGVDVQCIKQGLAKVADCYGTKLFTTNPRCRIEGVEHIQFEEHEPRKCTDAIVEMAIVRFKNRNKPVEIPKIKNMGIHGFSHEYINYMLGGTFRASYTPLNDNIINGRIRGVAGVVGCTNPRVKQDWVHVELVKELIKNDVLVVQTGCSQIALAKAGLYTPEAAHFAGAGLREVCEAVGMPPVLGLGSCVDNSRILTACSEMVRVGGLGDSIADLPVVGAAPEWMSEKAISIGHYFVASGVFTVFGVTFPIIEETRFHRLLFEGLEKQGFGKWGFTSDPFEMAGMMIAHIDEKRKALGIDRARERVLMDMADRRAMEAA